The Tumebacillus amylolyticus genome contains a region encoding:
- a CDS encoding asparaginase, which translates to MKHILVMTTGGTIAMIEDQATQTVRPVADAADLTKAVPKLAEYADVSVEAFSNVPSPHLTPAMMRDLGQAVLVRLQREDVDGIVITHGTDTLEETAYYLDLILPPGKPVIVTGAMRSSNELGADGPLNLLNSVRTAASTDAVGQGVLVVFNDEIHAARFVTKTHTSNVATFQSPTVGPIGFLDKRSVQIRHVPKPHAHIPVDDLIAEVGLLKMAVGMDDLLVQCLLDNGAKGLVIEALGAGNVPPGVVPGIKRALSMHIPVILVSRCYNGIVQDVYGYEGGGKHLRDLGVLFSNGLNGQKARIKLMTALRETDDVQELSKYFDLE; encoded by the coding sequence TTGAAACATATACTTGTAATGACCACCGGCGGCACGATTGCCATGATTGAAGACCAAGCGACGCAAACGGTACGCCCTGTCGCCGATGCCGCCGATTTGACCAAAGCCGTACCCAAACTCGCCGAATACGCAGACGTTTCGGTGGAAGCGTTCTCCAACGTCCCGAGTCCCCATCTCACGCCGGCGATGATGCGCGATCTGGGTCAAGCCGTTCTGGTGCGCTTGCAACGCGAGGACGTGGACGGCATCGTCATCACCCACGGGACGGATACGCTCGAAGAAACGGCGTACTACCTCGACCTCATCCTGCCTCCGGGCAAGCCGGTCATCGTCACGGGCGCGATGCGCTCGTCGAACGAACTCGGTGCTGACGGCCCGCTCAACTTGCTGAATTCGGTGCGAACGGCCGCTTCCACAGATGCGGTCGGCCAAGGGGTGCTGGTCGTATTCAATGATGAAATTCACGCCGCACGGTTTGTGACCAAGACGCATACGTCCAACGTTGCGACCTTCCAATCCCCGACCGTAGGCCCGATTGGATTCCTCGACAAACGCTCTGTGCAAATTCGCCACGTTCCCAAACCGCATGCCCACATCCCCGTCGACGATCTCATCGCCGAAGTCGGCTTGCTCAAAATGGCGGTCGGCATGGATGATCTGCTCGTGCAATGCCTGCTCGACAACGGAGCCAAAGGCTTGGTGATCGAAGCACTGGGGGCAGGCAACGTACCGCCTGGCGTCGTACCGGGCATCAAACGGGCCCTGTCGATGCACATCCCGGTCATTTTGGTATCGCGTTGCTACAACGGGATTGTGCAAGACGTGTACGGATACGAGGGCGGCGGCAAACATCTGCGCGACTTAGGGGTACTTTTCTCCAACGGCCTCAACGGGCAGAAAGCGCGCATCAAATTGATGACCGCTCTGCGTGAGACCGACGATGTACAGGAACTTAGCAAATACTTCGACCTTGAATGA
- a CDS encoding PrsW family glutamic-type intramembrane protease, whose translation MNIFLLIGCAVAPALALLSYFYIRDRYDSEPLRLVGLLFFVGMVSALPVMYIVHWLDGYIVSPYVHTVLVVAVVEELSKFLLTYWLAVRHHEFDEEYDGIVYAVAASLGFATVENIIKVLALGWDAVAFRTLFTVPGHALFGVIMGYYLGKAKFADTRRQRWVNGLLAFGSPWLIHSTYDSLLISEQTWLVALTIPFMVGLWINGLRKVRAAQERSPFKPLEENVRDV comes from the coding sequence TTGAACATTTTCTTGCTGATTGGATGTGCAGTGGCTCCTGCACTTGCACTTTTGTCCTATTTTTATATTCGTGACCGTTATGACTCCGAGCCGTTGCGGCTGGTGGGGTTGTTATTTTTTGTAGGGATGGTTTCGGCGTTGCCGGTGATGTATATCGTGCATTGGTTGGACGGATATATCGTTTCGCCGTACGTTCACACCGTACTGGTTGTCGCCGTCGTCGAAGAGCTTTCGAAGTTTTTGCTGACCTATTGGCTTGCCGTGCGACATCATGAATTTGACGAGGAGTACGACGGCATCGTCTACGCCGTCGCTGCGTCGCTCGGGTTTGCAACGGTAGAGAATATCATAAAAGTCCTCGCGCTCGGGTGGGACGCTGTGGCGTTTCGAACTTTGTTCACGGTGCCGGGTCATGCGCTGTTCGGCGTGATTATGGGCTACTACCTCGGCAAAGCGAAATTTGCCGACACTCGCCGTCAGCGCTGGGTCAACGGACTGCTTGCGTTTGGCTCGCCGTGGTTGATTCACAGCACGTACGATTCGCTGTTGATTTCCGAACAGACGTGGTTGGTGGCGCTGACAATTCCGTTCATGGTCGGGCTCTGGATCAACGGCTTGCGCAAAGTTCGGGCGGCGCAGGAGCGGTCGCCTTTTAAACCGCTTGAAGAGAATGTTCGCGATGTATAA
- the sleB gene encoding spore cortex-lytic enzyme: MRKKWRLLAAALTVATAFACVAVEPRMEQSSTHQSTFTTRTLVKGSAGTDVRELQGRLKLLGYYKGAIDGSFGWGTYWAVRNFQYKFGMKVDGKVGAKTRTKLVAATKKYNPYAGGGGTAAKQPAAHSTPTASYSGRNVSANDMKLISNAVYGESRGEPYVGQVAIAAVILNRLENPNFPHTVPSIIFQPGAFTAVADGQIWLSPNENAKKAVNDALRGWDPSSGAIYYFNPATATSKWIWSRPQIKRIGAHIFCR, from the coding sequence ATGAGGAAAAAGTGGAGGTTGCTGGCGGCGGCGCTGACTGTGGCAACGGCCTTCGCGTGCGTGGCTGTCGAGCCTCGAATGGAGCAGTCAAGCACGCACCAATCCACGTTCACCACTCGCACGCTCGTCAAGGGCAGCGCTGGTACCGACGTCCGTGAACTGCAAGGCAGACTCAAGTTACTCGGCTATTATAAGGGCGCGATCGACGGATCGTTTGGATGGGGTACATACTGGGCGGTCCGCAATTTCCAGTACAAGTTCGGCATGAAAGTGGACGGCAAAGTCGGCGCGAAGACCAGAACCAAATTGGTCGCCGCCACCAAAAAGTACAATCCCTACGCAGGCGGTGGAGGGACGGCCGCCAAGCAACCTGCGGCCCATTCGACACCGACCGCTTCGTACAGCGGGCGCAACGTGTCGGCCAACGACATGAAATTGATCTCCAACGCCGTCTACGGGGAATCTCGCGGTGAACCGTATGTGGGGCAAGTCGCCATCGCGGCGGTGATCTTGAACCGTCTGGAGAACCCGAACTTCCCGCATACGGTGCCGAGCATCATCTTCCAGCCGGGCGCTTTTACCGCTGTGGCGGACGGTCAGATCTGGTTGAGCCCGAACGAAAATGCCAAAAAAGCGGTCAACGACGCGCTGCGCGGTTGGGACCCTTCCAGCGGCGCCATCTATTACTTCAACCCGGCGACGGCCACGTCGAAATGGATCTGGTCACGCCCGCAAATCAAACGCATCGGCGCGCACATCTTCTGCCGATAG
- the ypeB gene encoding germination protein YpeB, whose translation MFSRITSFVIVIALVVAGFWGYREHREKQALLLKAENQYQRAFHTLSDHMNLLQDELGKSLAVNSKLQSTSSLTEVWRLSAQARSDVGELPLSLMPFNNTMNFLNDVGNFSYQVAVHNEDKKPLNDQEWNTLQEMYNRSKRMEKQLSALQTAVIQKNLRWMDAELALAQTDKKTDNVIVDGFKSMEKQVKSEKPLTFSPTITGIGTRNKTNEKTLTGNPVDEKGAAQAVASFLGLPDTSGVVAKKNGKGTPYSSYSVTAKLPQDGQAYFTVTQKGGHITNFMNNREVGDPKLDLDQAGNKALAYLKSKGIHGDAIIRTDQYDSVGVFEIVPMQNDVRIYPERTTVKVALDTGDVVGLVSQDYAFNFKASRQIPAAKVTEADARKYVSPKVQIHEVHRSIVKDELQREQLCYEFIGTMDNDTYKVYISAIDGKEIGVEKLKM comes from the coding sequence ATGTTTTCCCGAATTACATCCTTTGTCATCGTCATCGCCTTGGTGGTCGCCGGCTTCTGGGGCTACCGTGAGCATCGTGAGAAACAAGCGCTGTTGTTGAAAGCGGAGAACCAATACCAACGCGCGTTCCATACGTTAAGCGATCATATGAACTTGCTGCAAGACGAATTGGGCAAGTCGCTCGCCGTCAACTCCAAACTGCAATCGACCTCGTCGCTGACCGAAGTGTGGCGTCTCTCGGCACAAGCGCGCAGCGACGTCGGCGAACTGCCGTTGTCGTTGATGCCGTTTAACAACACGATGAACTTCCTGAACGATGTCGGGAATTTCTCGTATCAAGTCGCGGTTCACAACGAGGACAAAAAACCGCTGAACGACCAAGAGTGGAACACCTTGCAAGAGATGTACAACCGCTCCAAACGCATGGAAAAGCAACTGTCCGCGCTGCAAACGGCGGTCATTCAAAAAAACCTGCGCTGGATGGATGCAGAACTTGCTCTGGCGCAGACCGATAAAAAAACGGACAACGTCATCGTTGACGGTTTCAAATCGATGGAGAAGCAAGTGAAAAGCGAAAAGCCTCTGACGTTCTCGCCGACGATCACGGGGATTGGTACGCGCAACAAGACCAACGAGAAGACTCTGACCGGCAACCCCGTCGATGAAAAAGGCGCGGCGCAGGCGGTCGCTTCGTTCCTCGGACTTCCGGACACATCGGGAGTCGTTGCCAAGAAAAACGGCAAGGGAACCCCGTACTCTTCGTACTCGGTGACAGCCAAGTTGCCGCAGGACGGTCAAGCGTATTTTACGGTCACGCAGAAGGGCGGGCACATCACCAACTTCATGAACAACCGCGAAGTCGGCGATCCGAAACTCGATCTGGACCAAGCGGGGAACAAAGCGTTGGCGTATCTGAAGTCGAAGGGGATTCATGGAGACGCGATCATCCGTACCGACCAGTACGACAGCGTGGGCGTGTTTGAAATTGTACCGATGCAAAACGACGTGCGGATCTATCCGGAGCGCACCACGGTCAAAGTGGCGCTTGATACCGGCGATGTCGTCGGTCTGGTCTCACAGGATTATGCGTTTAACTTCAAGGCGAGCCGTCAGATTCCGGCCGCGAAGGTTACGGAAGCGGACGCACGCAAGTATGTCTCGCCGAAAGTGCAGATTCACGAGGTCCATCGATCCATCGTCAAAGACGAACTGCAACGCGAGCAACTCTGCTATGAGTTCATCGGCACGATGGACAACGACACCTACAAAGTCTACATCAGCGCCATCGACGGCAAGGAAATCGGCGTCGAGAAGCTCAAGATGTAG
- a CDS encoding N-acetylmuramoyl-L-alanine amidase family protein — protein MKRQRAFFHTLRLPRFRRLLLPLLLLVVFTATSYTLVERHTSTLPLPGLVMIDPGHGGYDPGVMSNGILEKEVTLAIAKQLQAALEARGIPTAMTRDSDTDYADSGSRGSSSKRQDLDKRLEMTDTQQATMFISLHINNSNLATRGGAEVFYSEQNEGSEQLAAAVQSQLHKVPNMSKRDAKPGKYYLLRKQNIPSLIVECGYLNIPDERARLNTPDYQKQLAVAIANGVDSWLKTQQ, from the coding sequence ATGAAGCGACAACGCGCGTTTTTTCACACTTTGCGACTGCCCCGGTTTCGTCGGCTGCTCCTCCCGCTTCTCCTGTTGGTCGTCTTCACGGCGACGTCTTATACACTGGTAGAGCGTCACACCTCGACCCTTCCTTTGCCGGGTTTGGTCATGATCGATCCCGGTCACGGCGGCTATGACCCCGGCGTCATGTCGAACGGAATTTTGGAAAAAGAAGTCACACTCGCCATCGCCAAGCAACTCCAAGCGGCTCTGGAAGCACGAGGCATCCCCACCGCGATGACGCGAGACTCAGACACAGACTACGCAGACTCCGGCTCGCGAGGTTCCTCCTCCAAACGCCAAGACTTGGACAAACGACTGGAAATGACCGACACGCAGCAAGCGACGATGTTCATTTCGTTGCACATCAACAACTCCAACCTTGCCACTCGCGGCGGGGCCGAGGTGTTCTACTCCGAACAAAACGAGGGGTCGGAGCAACTCGCCGCAGCTGTACAATCTCAACTTCACAAAGTCCCGAACATGTCAAAGCGCGACGCGAAACCGGGCAAATACTATCTCCTTCGCAAACAGAATATTCCCAGTTTGATCGTGGAGTGCGGATACCTGAACATTCCGGACGAACGGGCACGTCTCAACACGCCCGACTACCAAAAACAACTCGCCGTCGCCATCGCCAACGGTGTAGACTCTTGGCTGAAAACACAACAATAA